CAACACCAAAGACCGGTACATTATTGTGGAACCCGGCGTGGTGAACGCCGATCTCCAGGCAGCCCTGGCGCCTGACCGATTTTTCTTTCCCCCGGACCCCGGGTCCATGAACATGTCCACCATCGGCGGCAACATTGCCCAGAACGCGGGCGGCCCCCGGTGCCTGAAATACGGGGTGACCCTGGATTATATCCTGGGCCTGGAGGTGGTGCTGGCCTCGGGCAAAATCATCACCTTTGGCAGCAAAAACATCAAGGATGTCACGGGATACAAGCTGGCGGCCCTGTTCTGCGGGTCTGAAGGCACGCTGGGGCTGGTCACCAAAGCAATCCTCAAGGTGGTACCCGTGCCGGAAACCGTGAAAACCATCATGGCCACGTTCAAAGACCTGGATGACACGGCAACGGCGGTCACGGACATCATCGGGTCCGGGATCCTGCCTGCAGCCATGGAACTGATGGACCAGCTCACCCTGAACGCCATCGAGGACAAGGCCGGCTTAGGCCTGGACAGAGAAGCGGCCGGGACCCTGCTCATCGAGGTGGACGGGATGGCGGAAGCCTGTGACAAACAGATCCGGCTGATCTTAGAAAAACTGCATGCCCACCATGCCGTCCATATCCAGGAAGCCGGAACAGCCGCGGACAGAGAACGGCTGTGGACGGCCCGGCGCTCGGCCTACGGCGTGTTTGCCAAGCTGGCCCCGGACATTATCTCAGA
Above is a window of Desulfotignum balticum DSM 7044 DNA encoding:
- a CDS encoding FAD-binding oxidoreductase codes for the protein MISPDLTNQFLAIVDPARWLDKKEQLFCYAYDAFVEESMPEAVVFPETTEEVSQILALASAHQLPVTARGAGTSVCGAPIPARHGLVICFSQMDRIIEINTKDRYIIVEPGVVNADLQAALAPDRFFFPPDPGSMNMSTIGGNIAQNAGGPRCLKYGVTLDYILGLEVVLASGKIITFGSKNIKDVTGYKLAALFCGSEGTLGLVTKAILKVVPVPETVKTIMATFKDLDDTATAVTDIIGSGILPAAMELMDQLTLNAIEDKAGLGLDREAAGTLLIEVDGMAEACDKQIRLILEKLHAHHAVHIQEAGTAADRERLWTARRSAYGVFAKLAPDIISEDVTVPVSRVPEMVRRIVQIADRHKLRVGILAHAGDGNMHPMIPADKSNAEEWERVMAVFDEIFRAAADLEGTLSGEHGIGLAKAKYLPLVMDPGTIDFMKTIKQAVDPDGILNPGKFV